The window TTCGATGAAACGTCTGCTCGTTCTCCTGACCCTGGCCGCCATGGTCCTCGGCGTCTCCGCCGCGGCCTCGGCCGCCGAGCCGATCAAGATCGGCGCGCTCTACGGCCTTACCGGCGGCATGAGCTCCATCGACACCCCGTCGCTCAACGGGGCCAAGCTCAAGGCCAAGCTCATCAACAAGTCCGGCGGGTTGCTGGGCGGCCGCCAAGTGGAGATCCTGGGCGTTGACACCAAGACCGACCAGAAGGCCTCGGCCATGGGCGCCAAGAAGGTGCTCAGCGAGGGCATCGTCGCGGGCATCGGCTACTCCGACCCGGCCTTCGTGCTGCCCGCCGCGCCGCTGTTCCAGAAGCAGGGCATCCCCTTCGTCACCTCCGGCGCCACCCTGCCGACCCTGCCCAAGATGATCGGCGACTGCATGTTCATGACCCCCTTCGGTGACGACGACCAGTCCTACGCCATCGCCGACTACACGGTGAAGAAGCTCGGAGCCAAGAAGGTCGCGGTCTGGACCGACAACTCCATGGACTTCACCAAGACCCTGTCCCGCTTCTACAAGGAGCGCATCAAGAAGCTCGGCGGAACCATCGTTCTTGAGGACTTCTTCATGATGGGCGACAAGGACTTCTCCGCCCAGATCGCCCGCCTGAAGAGCTCCGGCGCCGAGGCCGTGTTCGTTTCCTCCATTCCCAACGAGGCCGGCCTGACCGTGAAGCAGATCCGCGAGGCCGGACTGAAGCTGCCCATCGTTTCCGGC is drawn from Desulfovibrio aminophilus DSM 12254 and contains these coding sequences:
- a CDS encoding ABC transporter substrate-binding protein — translated: MKRLLVLLTLAAMVLGVSAAASAAEPIKIGALYGLTGGMSSIDTPSLNGAKLKAKLINKSGGLLGGRQVEILGVDTKTDQKASAMGAKKVLSEGIVAGIGYSDPAFVLPAAPLFQKQGIPFVTSGATLPTLPKMIGDCMFMTPFGDDDQSYAIADYTVKKLGAKKVAVWTDNSMDFTKTLSRFYKERIKKLGGTIVLEDFFMMGDKDFSAQIARLKSSGAEAVFVSSIPNEAGLTVKQIREAGLKLPIVSGDGFDTELITTVPGPALANDVFFATHTYREDTRPEVLDFIKEYKAEYGHDPENAFAALGFDAVGLIADAITRAGSAEPAAIKKALRTTKDFKAVTGTITYSRASGVPVKGVSVISVKGGKYKVEEVWYPEAK